One Oncorhynchus kisutch isolate 150728-3 linkage group LG13, Okis_V2, whole genome shotgun sequence DNA window includes the following coding sequences:
- the LOC109902210 gene encoding terminal nucleotidyltransferase 5A has product MSEEHSCTGASPITEVENSNISVLGWEQVQRLDAILTETIPIHGRGNFPTLEMKPRQIVKVVRSRMEERNIHVRDVRLNGSAASHVLHEDSGLGYKDLDLIFCADMKGESDFQIVKDIVLDCLLDFLPDGVNKQKISPLTLKEAYVQKMVKVCNDSDRWSLISLSNNRGKNVELKFVDSLRRQFEFSVDSFQIKLDSLLLFYDCSENPMAETFHPTIVGESVFGDFDAALDHLRQKVICTRNPEEIRGGGLLKYCHLLVRGFQADSETEMKSLQRYMCSRFFIDFSDISEQQRKLESYLQNHFVGLEDRKYDYLMTLHGVVNESTVCLMGHERRQTLGLIAMLAVRVLAEQNVIPNVANVTCYYQPAAYVADGNFSNYYIAQVQPMFHCQQHAYSSWLPCN; this is encoded by the exons ATGTCTGAAGAACATAGTTGCACTGGTGCTAGTCCTATAACTGAGGTTGAAAACAGCAATATCAGCGTTCTCGGCTGGGAACAAGTGCAGCGCCTTGATGCTATCCTGACAGAGACCATTCCCATCCACGGCCGTGGAAACTTCCCCACTTTGGAGATGAAACCCCGACAAATAGTGAAGGTGGTGCGTAGTCGAATGGAGGAGAGGAATATCCACGTCCGGGACGTGCGGTTGAACGGGTCTGCTGCAAGCCACGTTCTTCATGAGGATAGCGGACTGGGCTACAAGGACCTTGACCTAATCTTTTGCGCTGATATGAAAGGGGAAAGTGATTTTCAGATTGTGAAGGATATCGTTTTGGACTGTCTCCTGGACTTCTTACCTGACGGAGTGAATAAGCAGAAAATATCACCATTGACTTTAAAG GAAGCCTATGTGCAGAAGATGGTGAAGGTGTGCAATGATTCAGACCGCTGGagcctcatctccctctccaacAACAGAGGAAAGAACGTGGAGCTCAAGTTTGTCGACTCTCTGAGGCGGCAGTTTGAATTCAGCGTGGACTCCTTCCAGATCAAGCTGGACTCCTTGCTGCTGTTCTATGACTGCTCTGAGAACCCCATGGCCGAGACCTTCCATCCCACCATCGTGGGGGAGAGTGTGTTTGGGGACTTTGATGCTGCCCTCGACCACCTACGCCAGAAGGTGATCTGCACGCGCAACCCAGAGGAGATTCGGGGCGGCGGTCTGCTCAAGTACTGTCACCTGCTGGTAAGGGGCTTCCAGGCCGACTCCGAGACGGAGATGAAGTCCCTGCAGCGTTACATGTGCTCGCGCTTCTTCATCGACTTCTCGGATATCAGCGAGCAGCAGCGCAAGCTGGAGTCCTACCTGCAAAACCACTTTGTGGGCCTGGAGGACCGCAAGTACGACTACTTGATGACCCTGCATGGGGTGGTCAACGAGAGTACGGTGTGCCTGATGGGACATGAGAGGCGGCAGACCCTGGGGCTGATCGCCATGCTGGCGGTGCGCGTGCTGGCCGAGCAGAACGTCATCCCAAATGTGGCTAACGTCACCTGCTACTACCAGCCAGCCGCCTACGTGGCAGACGGTAACTTCAGTAACTACTACATAGCCCAGGTACAGCCCATGTTCCACTGCCAGCAGCATGCCTACTCCTCCTGGCTACCCTGCAACTGA